The Musa acuminata AAA Group cultivar baxijiao chromosome BXJ3-6, Cavendish_Baxijiao_AAA, whole genome shotgun sequence region GCCTATATCCCTTTGGACCTCAAACCCCATCCCCCTTAAAAGCTCTGCACAAATTTCTTTGACCGAAGCCGAAGCTGTTCATCTTTTCTTTGACATACTAAACACGGTTTTCAGTTATGGCCCCTCTAAGAGATCCTCCTTCAGGCGCTCTCAAGTAAAAGTCGAAGAGAACTTCAGGGATGTCCTCAATCTTTCATTTCTCACTCTTACTTTTCTGATTTGCATCTACGAAGCCCCGTATGACCTCCGTTGTGGATGTCTCGACGTTTTGAGGCTTCAGCTATCGAATCCGACTTGCAGAGACGCATTAAAACTTCTCGTACGGATGCTTGGTTCCAACCTCGAAGAGCAATGGATGAGATCATTAAACCTCGGCATGACAAACTGGATGGTAGAGCTTCAGTCTTTAAATCAGTCGGTCAGAGCAATATCACCATTGTTTTCATATGCTCTCTCTGCAAGTGGCCTATGGAAAGTACAGGTATATTGCCCAGTCATAGCCATGAGCCTCGAAGATCCCAGCGCTACCACACAAGACGAACGCTTGCTCTTCTCTTTGAGATATCAGCAGCTCGAAGCTGTGATACAACTTGCCTACAAGGTTATCGTAAAACAAAACTGGATTGACATAGTGGTGACCGTCGATAACATAAGGTCAGTGAGATACTTCTTCATCTCAGTTCATTCACATTTGTAAATGATTTCCACTGATCAGCTGTTCAGGGGACAAATCCAACATAAGCCTGTTTCTGACTCACCTAGAGCATGTAACGCTGCTCATAGCTAAACTTCCTATTAATCCTACATCATACTAAAATCACATCTGACCGCAAGAGTTACTCCAAAAATTTAAGTGATACTTGAATGAAAACTCTTGTTCTGTCTGTGCCAGCAGATGTGATGTGATCTCCCTGGTATCCGAGACTCTCATGGATGAGCGAGGCTATGGTTCCGGAGAGAAGCATTTCCCTTCTCGAATATCTCTGCAAGTCACCCCGACCCATCAATCAGATGTGGTGTCGGTTTCGGTAAGCAAATCTTCCGATAACCCTACTCAAGAAATTGGACTCGAAAAGGCGCTTGAAGGGGCATTTGAACCCCCTGGTACTTACCTGGGTCTCAGAGTCTCAACCACAGAAACAGTCACAGTAAGTGTGAAACCTTGGAAATTTGAGCAATCGGTTCATGGAGCCAGCGGCAAGTTGAATTGGTTTCTTCATGATGGGATGAATGGCAgagaggtcttctcttccaagccATCAAAGTTCTCACTGCTCCAGCCAAAGGCATGGTTTAGAGATCGATACTCGAGTGTCTACAGGCCCTTCACGAAAGAAGGAGGGGTGATCTTTGCGGGCGACGAGTATGGGGAAAGTGTCTGGTGGAAGGTGGGTGCAGGAGCCTTCGGAAAGACCATGGGGTGGGAAATCAAAGGCACGATTGGCATAACCTACTGGCCCAACAAGCAAAGAAGCTTTTACAGTGAAACAAGGAATTTGCAGTTCAAAGAGCTAATTTATCTTAACCTTCCTAAAGCAGTATAGCATCCAAGAGTAATGGAAGAAGCCTATCCCTAACACAAAGAAGCATGTTGCTGGCTCGTAATATGACTACTTTATTTTCCCTTCATAAAACAGCATGGTATTTAGAGCAATGCACCCCAT contains the following coding sequences:
- the LOC103989693 gene encoding uncharacterized protein LOC103989693, whose amino-acid sequence is MASNFVLDVWGWITNLPPFSRWSTNTMCLCICTSKSTKTSLKLSIIKSPQNQNPFVSFTIFADFHMPISLWTSNPIPLKSSAQISLTEAEAVHLFFDILNTVFSYGPSKRSSFRRSQVKVEENFRDVLNLSFLTLTFLICIYEAPYDLRCGCLDVLRLQLSNPTCRDALKLLVRMLGSNLEEQWMRSLNLGMTNWMVELQSLNQSVRAISPLFSYALSASGLWKVQVYCPVIAMSLEDPSATTQDERLLFSLRYQQLEAVIQLAYKVIVKQNWIDIVVTVDNIRCDVISLVSETLMDERGYGSGEKHFPSRISLQVTPTHQSDVVSVSVSKSSDNPTQEIGLEKALEGAFEPPGTYLGLRVSTTETVTVSVKPWKFEQSVHGASGKLNWFLHDGMNGREVFSSKPSKFSLLQPKAWFRDRYSSVYRPFTKEGGVIFAGDEYGESVWWKVGAGAFGKTMGWEIKGTIGITYWPNKQRSFYSETRNLQFKELIYLNLPKAV